Below is a window of uncultured Cohaesibacter sp. DNA.
AACGCGACAGTCGAAGATGACGGGGCCGTCATAGGCGATCATCTCGTCGATGGCAGCATCCAGCTGATCGGGCTTGTCACAGACAATCCCCTTGGCGCCATAGGCTTCGGCCAGCTTGACGAAATCAGGCATCGCTTCGACATAGGAGTTGGAGAGCCGGTTGCCATGCAGCAGCTGCTGCCACTGACGCACCATGCCCAGATGCTCGTTATTCAGGATCATGATCTTGACCGGCAGATTATGCTGCATGGCCGTTGAGAGTTCCTGGATATTCATCTGTACCGAACCGTCGCCAGCGATATCGATCACCAGACTTTCCGGATGTGCAGTCTGCACACCGAGAGCTGCGGGAAAACCATAGCCCATGGTGCCCAGACCACCAGACGTCATCCAGCGGTGAGGCTCTTCAAACCCCAGAAACTGGGCGGCCCACATCTGATGCTGCCCCACTTCGGTGGTGATATAATAATCCCTGCCCTTGAGCTTTTCCTGCAGGCGCTGCAAGGCATATTGCGGCATGATGACATCTTCATTGGGGCGATAGGCAAGGCAATCACGCTTGCGCCAGATCTTGATCTGTTCCCACCAAGTGGCCATCGCCTGCTTGTCATTCTGCTTGCCGCTGGCCCGCCAGATGCGCACCATATCTTCCAGAACATAACCGACATCGCCAATGATCCCCAGATCAACCCGAACGATCTTGTTGATCGAGGAAGGATCGATGTCGATATGGATCTTCTTGGAGTTGGGCGAGAAGGCATCAAGACGGCCCGTGATGCGGTCATCAAAGCGAGCGCCAACGCACAGCATGACATCGCATTCATGCATTGCCATGTTGGCTTCATAAGTGCCGTGCATGCCCAGCATGCCGAGCCATTCCTTGCCGGAAGCCGGATAGGCGCCCAACCCCATCAGCGTCGATGTGATCGGGAAACCGGTCAGCCCGACCAGCTCACGCAGCATCTGACAGGCTTCGGTGCCCGAATTGATGACGCCGCCACCGGTATAGAGGATGGGCCTTTCAGCATTGACCAGCATGTCAACGGCCTTGCGGATGGCGTCGAGATCGCCCTTGACCTGCGGGTGATAGGTCTTGTGGCTGACATTGCTCGGACCATGATAGATGCCGCTGGCAAACTGCACATCCTTGGGGATATCGACGACAACCGGACCTGGCCGTCCGGAGCGGGCAACATAGAAGGCCTCATGCAGAATGCGCGGCAGATCATCAACCGAGCGAACCAGATAATTATGCTTGGTGCAGGGGCGAGTGATGCCGGATGTATCGCATTCCTGGAAGGCATCCGAGCCGATCAGGCTGGTCGGAACCTGACCGGTAATGCAAACCATGGGAATGGAGTCCATCAGGGCATCGGCCAGCGCGGTCACCGCATTGGTGGCACCCGGACCGGAGGTCACGAGCAATACGCCCACCTTGCCGGTTGATCGGGCATAGCCCTCTGCTGCATGGCCAGCGCCCTGTTCATGGCGCACGAGAATGTGACGAATATCTTCCTGCTGAAAGATTTCATCATAGATCGGGAGAACCGCGCCCCCAGGATAGCCAAAAATATGGTCTACGCCCTGATCCTTCAAAGCGCGAATAACCATCTCAGCACCCGTCATCTGCCGTGTCATTCATCCATTCCTTAAACCCGAGCCATCGCACAGCACGTGGCTCCATTTATCAGTCATCTGCCGAACAGCGATCAGCTAATCCCCCGATCCCCCGACAGCATTGGCCCTTCCGCCCGCAAACCCTGTAACCGAAACAAAATCCTCAACGTGATAGTCAATCGAGCAATAAAAAAGGGCCCTTAAAGGCCCCGGACGCGCACCACCATTTGCGATGATTACCCAATCATCACAGCAGTGCGCCTACCCACTAGAATCACAAGAATATTTCGCATAATCGTTATAGACTTTCCGTTCGTTTCGCGAGGCACGTTAGTCCGTCGCGCCAGTGAGGTCAACCCGCTTTAAACATAATTTTCCAAAAAGCCAGCAATATTAGACTAGTTTCCCACCTTCTATTTTTTCATTTCTATCAAAAAATGGGCAATAGCAGCCTCTGCGCTATCAAATTGAGGCCAATCAGACATCTGATTGCGGATCCATGTCATCTGCCTTTTGGCATAGCGACGGGTATCACGCTTGCACAGAGCAATGGCCTCGTCATAGCCAATGCGGTCCTCCGCAAAGTCTGCCAGATAGGAAACCCCGATCGCTTTCATGGCTGGCAACTCTGGCGCAAGCCCGAGGCTGGTCACATGCACGGCCTCCCTGATGCCCCCCAGCTCAACCATCTGGTCAAAGCGCTTCTCGATCTTTTCATAGACCAGTTCCCTTGGCGGACAGAGGGCCAGCCGGATCGCTCCTGCGGCAATTGCCGGATCCTGCCGCAAGGCGTCGCTCTTTTGCCATTCCAGCAGGGATTTACCGGTCGCATCGAGAATTTCCAGCGCCCTCAGAACACGCTGCCCGTCAGCAGGCTTCAGACTGGCCGCCATGGCAGGATCGCGCTCGGCCAGAATGGCATGCAGTGCCTCCGGGCTGGCCAACCGGTCAAGCTCGCCTTCCCAGAAGGTGCGAATGGTGTCGGGCACCTCAGGCACCATGTTGAGCCCTTCCAGCAAGGCCTTGAAGTAAAGGCCTGTACCACCAACCAGTATGGGACATTGTCCGCCAGCTCTCACGTCTCTGATGGCCTCGACGGCATCATCCAGCCAGCGACCGACAGAATAGCGCTCGGATGGATCGACATAGCCATAGAGCCGATGCTCGACATCTCCCATCTCCTCAGCCGTCGGACGGGCGGAGAGAATGGACAACTGGTCATAAATCTGCATTGAATCGGCGTTGATAATGACGCCATCAACCATTTGTGCAAGTCTTAGTGCAAGAGAAGACTTGCCGCTGGCTGTTGGCCCGGCTATCAACACCGCTGACGGGGCCGAAGCAATCTGTGTTCCGCTATCAATCACGCGAGTCTGTAGCCTCTTGAAGAGGTTCCCATATCTGGAGCTGTCATGTCCTTCACCCTGACCCTCATCAGCGCGCCTGCTGACCCAGCCGTCAGCGCCGATCTTGTGGCCGAAGTTCAATCTATCATCTCTGTCGATACAGAGTTTGCGTGGCTGATGGAAGGGGTCGCGTGTGATTTTGTCATTCCTCATCACCGCGACTATGCCAACTTGCGTGCCGAACTCCATGCCGGACTGGCCCATGCACCGGTCGATGTGATTTTCCAGCCCAGCAAGGGGCGCAAGAAGAAGCTGCTGCTGGCCGACATGGATTCCACCATGATCGAGCAGGAATGCATCGACGAGCTGGCCGACGAGGTTGGCCTCAAGGAAAAGGTGTCCGATATCACCGCACGCGCGATGCGCGGCGAGATCGAATTTGAACCGGCGCTGAAAGAGCGCGTCGGCCTGCTCAAGGGTCTGAGCCTTGATATCGTCGACAAGCTCTTTGCTGAGCGCATCACCTTCACCCCCGGCGGCAAGGCGCTGGTGCAGACGATGAAGGCCAACGGAGCCTATTGCGCACTCGTCTCCGGCGGATTTACCCATTTCACCTCACGGGTGGCGGAAATGCTCGGCTTTGACGAAAACCGGGCCAATCTGCTGATCGAGAAAAATGGTCTTCTGACCGGCGATGTCGGCATGCCGATACTGGGCAAGGATGCCAAGCTGGCGCGCCTCAACGAGCTGGTAAAGGAGCATAAGCTGCTCCCGGCCCAGACCATGGCCGTGGGCGATGGCGCCAACGATCTGCCGATGATCATGGCCGCAGGCGCAGGCGTCGCTCTGCATGCCAAGCCCCGAGTGGCAGCACAGGCCGAATTCGTCATCAATCATGGCGATCTGACCGGCCTGCTCTTCCTGCAAGGCTACAAGGCGGAAGAATTTGTTCTGGCGTGATCCATGCGCCATATCAACGGCAACAGGTGGTGGCTGATAACGCCCATCGCAGACAAGATCGGAGGGGCCAATTGGCCCCTTTTTCAATCAATGGATCAGATAGAAGGATCAGTTCGGAAAATCACGCCCGATCATCATTTGGTGGTGCTGCCGTCACCCGCTTCCTTGATGGAAACAAATTCAAGCTCGCCCCCATCGGGCTTGGCAACCAGAAACAGGAAGGTCGATTTGCCAGCGGCTTGCAGTTCCGCCAGCCTTTTGACAAGGCGCTCCGGAGAAGCAACGATTTCCTGATTGACTTCAAGAATGATCATGCCAGCCACGATCCCCTTGCGATCCGCAAGGCTGTCCGGTACGACGCTGGCGACAAAAACGCCCTCGACATCTCCATCCAGCCGATGCTTTCTGCGCTGTTGTACGCTGAGCCGCGACAGGCTCATGCCAAACACGGCGGGCTCTTCAGCTTGCAGCATTTGCGGCTTCTCGCGGCTCTGTTCACGCTCGGCAAGCTGGGCAACAACAACCTTTTGCGACAGGATCTGCCCCTTGCGGGCAAGCTGTATCTCCACCATCTGCCCGGCAGCCGTATCCGCAACAAGACGGGTCAGGTCACGCACTCGGTTTATGCGGTGCCCGCCATAGGCCAAAATGACATCACCGGACTTGAGCCCCGCCTTGAAGGCAGGGCCTTCCTGATCAACCCATGTGATCAAGGCACCACGCACTTCGCTCACCCCGAGCCCTTCGGCGAGATCGACGGAAAGCTCCTGAATACGCACGCCAAGCCAGCCACGCCGCGCTTCACCATAATCCCGAAGCTGCTGCACCACCCGCTCGGTGATATCGGATGGAATGGCAAAGCCAAGCCCGATCGATGAACCTGTGGGAGAAATGATTGCGGTATTAACCCCCACGACATTACCAAACATATCAAACAGTGGCCCTCCCGAATTGCCTCTGTTGATTGCCGCATCCGTCTGAATGAAATCATCATAGGGACCATTATTGATGATGCGATTGCGCGCCGAGACGATCCCGATGGAAACAGACCCGCCAAGCCCGAAGGGATTGCCGATCGCCATCACCCAGTCGCCAACGCGCAATTCACTCGCCCCGCCAAAGGAGACAGTCGGCAAGGGCTTGTCTGCTTCCACCTTGAGCAGAGCCAGATCGGTCTTGTTGTCATAACCGATCAGTTCGGCGCGATGATTGCTGCCATCGTGAAATTTCACATTGATCCGGTCGGCTTCTGAAATGACATGATAATTGGTGACGATGAAGCCCTTGGCATCGACAATGAAACCCGAGCCCAGAGATTGCAGGCTCTGCTTGCGCTCCATCTCGGCCATGTCCTCATCGAAATAATCGTCAAAAAACTTCTTGAAAGGCGAGCCCTCCGGCACTTCCGGAATCGGGATTGCACCTTCGGCAGCAACCAGAGAAATGGTGGAAATATTGACCACGGCGGGAGTCAACCGTTCGGCAAGATCGGCGACACTGGTGGGGCCATGTTTGGTTTCGTGTCTGGTTTCATGCTCCTGAGCTACTGCAGAACCATCACTCAGAGCAGCAGACAGCACGAACATTCCGACGTAAGACAGCGCAACAAGGCAGAGCAGACCACGCCATGACCGGCGACCAGTCAATTGCAATTTCAAGATATGCAGCAAAAGCGTCATAACCTGTTCTTTCCGATCCCTACCCGGCGACCCCGGCCGCCACAATTGCCCGTTCTTTTTATCGACATCATACAATATCAATCAGGAATGAATAAAGCTTCATCGCAACGCAAATAAAATCTCGCCGCCAGTCAACCACCATCAGTTGCAGAGCCAAAAAGAGAGACGACAGCATCAAACCACCGTCACTCAAAAGTGGATATCAATAAGCCTGCATAGAAAGGAGAAGCTGCGCCTCCCCCCTATTTGCAGCTTTTGAAAGCATAGACATTAACCGGCATGGCCAGACTTGCCATCAGATCATCCGGGCGCTCCATGCTCCATTGAGCCACGGTGTCAAATTGCTCGTCATCCATCTTCATGCTGGCCAGCGTCTGGCGCAAATGGGCAAAAACATAATATTGAACGCTTTCACCTTGAGAAACCGTTTCAACCGGAACATCGACAGGTTCCTCGTCATTGGTCTGAACACTCAGCCAACAAGCCGAAATACCGTTCGAACACAAATATTCCGCCTGCATGGACCAGACGAGTTGCCCCTGTGAATGCATTTCAAAAGTGAAGGGATCGGCGAGACTTGCCGTTTGCAACAGATGAAGATTTCCCTCACTGTCGGTAGCCTCATAGACAGCCCCATTCGGGCAATCCTCGGCCAAGGCAGGTCCGGCCAGCATTATGCAGGCAGCAAACAAATAGCGAAACATGAACAATCTCCTCCGTTGCGCATGAGCAATATCCATGCACTGAAAAGCCTTTGACTGATTAGCCTTAGAAGAAGAATGGCAAGGGCGCAAGACTGTAGCGAGACAAGGAACAGAACAGGCCTTTACAAAGCCAGAGAAAGCGCTCAGCCGCGCACCATCCAGACCAGCAGCACCCCGAGCACCATGGCCACAAGGCCACCGATTCTGAGATTGCTTCCGGGAATCGTCGCCACTTCCAGCATCATCCGCTTCATACTGCGCGGCATCGCCGCCCACAAAAAGCCTTCTATCACGAAGACAAGACCGAAAGCGGCTAGAAAGTCTGACATTTGTTCCTCTTGATGCCTTGAACTGGCAATGCTTGCGCGGCTCTCATCAAGCCGCGCAAGCATATGTCGTTATTATTCTATTCAGTTGGAAACCGCAGTCTCTTGCGTTGTTACCGAGGAAACGGCAGCATCATCGGCGCTCGGAGCAGCTTCAGCTTCGGGCGTTTCTTCAGCCTTGGGCAACAGCGGAGCAGGTGACTTCCCGGCATCGTTGAAATAGTGGAAGAATTCACTATCCGGCGACAGCACCATGCGCGTATCCCCATTGGCCAGACTGGTTTCATAGGCCTTCATCGAACGATAGAATTCGAAGAAGTCCGGATTCTTGCCATAGGCCTCGGCAAAGATATTGTTTCTCAGTGCATCGCCGACACCGCGCTGGATTTCGGCATCGCGCTTGGCATTGGCAATGATAACCGTCGCATTACGATCAGCCACCGAGCGAATTTGCTGGGAAAGCTTCTCACCATCGGCGCGAATACCATTGGCTTCCTGCTGACGTTCGGTCTGCATCTGACGGTAGACAGCCTCGGAGTTTTCCTTGGGCAGGTCAGCGCGGCGAATGCGGTAATCGACCAGAGCCACACCAAGACGCTGGGTCTTTTCATCCACACTCTTGCGGATCAGTTCGACCAGTTCATCGCGTCTGTCGCGCACGATGTCCTTAAAGGTGAATTCGGCAACAACGTCACGCAGGGACGCTTCCATGAAGCCGTTCAACTGGCTCTCGAAGTTGGAGAGGAACTTGGCCTGACGCTTGAAGATGATCGGATCGGTGATGCGATAGCGGGCAAAGGAATCGATCAGCAGGCGCTTCTTGCCCGAGTCGATGACTTCCCGCTCGGACTGTTCCAGATAACGGGCGCGTTTATCAAGATATTCCACGCTCTGGATGAACGGGGTCTTGAAATAGAGCCCGGGGTCACGCACCGCGCGTTCGATACGGCCAAACTGGGTTACCACAGCCTGCTCATGCGGATAGACAAGAAAGACCGAACCATAGAGCAGAACGGCAATGACAGCGGCAACAACCAGAGCAAAGACGGATTTTACAGACATGATCAGTTCCCCGCTTTCTTGGTCAGTTCATTGAGCGGCAAATAGGGCACGACCCCCGAACCGCCTTCAGCCTTGTTATCAAGAATGATCTTGTCGGAATTGCTCAAAACCTGCTCCATGGTCTCCAGATAGAGACGCTTGCGCGTGATATCGGGCGCCTTTTCATATTCGCCGAGAATTTCAGTGAAGCGCTGGGCCTGACCGCGGGCATCGGCAACAGTCTGCTCACGATAGGCATTGGCCGCTTCCAGAACCTTGGCAGCCTGACCTTCCGCTTCCGGAACAACCTTGTTTGCGTAAGCCTGAGCTTCGTTCTGCATGCGCACCTTGTCGGCCTTGGCCGTCTGCACATCGCGGAAGGCGTCGATCACCTGCTCGGGCGGTTCCACACCCTGCAACTGAACCTGAACGATATTGATGCCGGCATTATACTTGTCCAGCATCTTCTGGGTCAGTTCCTTGGCGGCCAGCTGGATCGCGACACGGTCACCGGTCTGCACTTCATCCATGGTATTGCGGCCGACAATCTCGCGCATTGCCGATTCAACAACCTGCTTAACCGCAATTTCGGGACTGTCGACATTGAACAGATAGGCCTGAGGATCCTTGATATTCCACTGGACCTTGAAATCCACGTCGATGATATTCTCGTCACCGGTCAGCATCAGGCTTTCCTCGGGAACATCCCGCTTGCTGACGGATCCGCGCTGGTTGGAGAATTCGCGCGAGCCGATGGTCACGTCACGGATCTGGTCCACATTGACCGTCTCGGCGCGCCCGATCGGATAGGGCAGATTATAGTTCAGACCGGAAGTCGAAACGGCAATCGGCTGGCCGAGCAGCAATTCCACGCCAAGCTCACCTTCCTTGACCGTATAGAAGCCGGTAGCCATCCAGATCGCCACAGCGCCAAGCCCTAGCAGACCGATCCCCTTGAGACCAAGGGAGCCACCGCCCGAGCCGCCACCGCCGCCGGGGAAGACCTGCTTGAGGCGTTCCTGTCCCTTACGGATCATTTCCTCTAGATCTGGCGGATTTGGTCCCTGATTTTGAGGGCCTTGCCCCCAAGGACCGCCATTGCGACCACCGCCGCCGCCCCCCCAAGGGCCACCATTACCACCATTCTGATTGTTCCAAGGCATAATCAATCCTTACGTTAGGAACCCGTTGTCTATCTCTCGACCTACCCACTGTCGGGCCGCGCGCAGCCTATGACAGAAAAGTTGACCCTTTTTAAAATATTGACGCATTTCCACATCTGCCAAGGACAGTGTGAGCCAACCCGCACCGCCTTTCCCCTGAAGCGCGCTCACCTACCCTCTTATAGGAGAGGAAACGAACAGGTTGCAAATGCGACTTTTGAGACAAGGTGGTTACCCCTGAAGGTAAAATCAAGACCAAAATGGACTTTTGGATACAAGATGCCGCTTTGATGGACCTTTTCCAGCCTCGCTCCTCGCCATATCGCGGCCCAGCCCCCGCCCCTGAGCCCGCCCCTGAGCCCGGCACAGCCCCGGAGCGGTCAGCTTTCTGGAGAAAGCACCCTGTCATAAATGGCAAATGTCATCGCCGCACTGTCTTTCTCATTCTGTATGGTCGGCTCTCTGGAAACACATGTCCAGACCTGCAAATCGATCGGCGGCAAGAAGGTGTCGCCCTCCGGCTCGCTGTGAACATGGGTCACATAGAGCCGCCCGGCGCGCCCCCAAAGGGCATTATAGATGGAACCGCCACCGATAACCGCGACCTCATCCACGCCATCGGCAAGCGCAATGGCCCGCGCCTTGTCCAGTGCCTCATCAATGGAAGCGACATGGATGATCCCTTCAGCCTTGAAGTCGGGATCTTTCGACACCACGATATTGGTCCGCCCCGGCAATGGCCGCCCGATTGACTGAAAGGTGCGCCGTCCCATGACAAGAGGCTTGCCCATCGTCATGGCCTTGAAGCGTTTGAGATCGGAGGACACATGCCATGGCATGTCATTATCCTTGCCGATCACGCCATTATCGGCAACGGCATAATGAAAAACGACAATTGGCTCGGAGGATCCCGTCATGCCAGCCCCCCCCTCAAACGGCCACCGCAGCGGCAATATGCGGATGCGGGTCATAATCGGTCAATTCGAAATCCTCAAAGACAAAGTCGAAGAGATCGCGCCTGTCCGGATTGATCTTCATTGCTGGTAAGGATCGTGGCGCGCGCGTCAATTGCAGCCGGGCCTGCTCGAAATGGTTGGAATAGAGATGGGCATCGCCAAGACTGTGAACGAAATCCCCCGGCTGCAAATCGCAAACCTGGGCAATCATCATGGTGAGCAATGCATAGGACGCGATATTGAAAGGCACCCCGAGGAAAACATCCGCCGAACGCTGATAAAGCTGGCAGGAAAGACGGCCATTGGCGACATAGAACTGGAACAGACAATGGCAGGGCGGCAGCGCCATGCGGTCCACATCGGCCGGATTCCACGCGGTTACGATCAGACGACGACTGTCCGGATTGCGCTTGATCTGCTCAACAAGCTGGCTGATCTGGTCAATCGTACCGCCGTCCCGCGCCGGCCACGAGCGCCATTGATGGCCATAGACAGGCCCCAGATCGCCATTCTCGTCGGCCCATTCATCCCAGATCCGCACCTTGTTGGCCTTCAGATAGGCGATATTGGTATCACCGGCCAGAAACCACAAAAGCTCGTGAATGATCGAGCGCAGATGCAGCTTCTTGGTGGTCAGCAGCGGAAAACCTTCAGACAGGTCGAACCGCATCTGGTAGCCAAAAACCGAACGCGTACCCGTTCCGGTACGATCGCCCTTATCGGCACCATTCTCAAGAATGTGCGTCAGCAAATCGAGATAGGTCTGCATGTCGATCCTTTCTGCCAGTTCAGACTTTTCCCCCGGTGTTACACGATTCTCCCGCGTTGGAATATGGCCAGCTTTGCGCGCCTGCCGCTCCCCGTTCGTCCAACAAATTGGACAATATGCGCATAGTTCTGATTTCCCACTTTAAATTTACCAAGAGCCACCCTATATTCGCCCTGTCACGCAAGTGACTATGGCAATAAATGGCCTTTGTAATAAGCCTATCGGACCCGGGGGCGGTACCCGGCGCCTCCACCAAAAGCATCCCTTTTGCAGGATTGAAGCAAGAATGGTGTTTTTGCTGGGGGCGAACTAGGATCGACGAGGGTGTAAAGATCGTGCTTTTGCTCGGCATTGTACCACCGTTATCGGGCTAATCGAGTAGTTGCAAATGACAACTATGCAGGCTCTCGTCTCGCTGCTGCTTAAGCAGTGCGACTAGCCACTAAAGCCCTAGCCGGTATGCTCGGTTAGGCGGGGTTCGGGGGCACCTGGCAACAGAAGCCCTCACCGGACTTCAGCTTTAGGCATTTAGACACCAGTCAAAACTATAATGGCAACGGTTGATATCTGACATCGCTACAGGGTTTTCCCTGTCGTCTGCTTGACTTTCATTGTCAGCCTCGGACATTGTGGCGTCAAATCAAGATCCAGTTTTTGGAGGCCTCATGAGCGAAGACCTGATCCGGTATGACATCCTTGCACAGGATGCGTTGCGCGGCGTGGTTAAAACCGTCCTCACGGAAGTGGCACGCACAGGCCTGCCCGGCGAGCACCATTTTTATATCACCTTCAACACCCAGGCACCCGGCGTTCGCATTTCGCCAAGGCTTCTCGAGAAATATCCCGATGACATGACCATTGTCCTGCAGCACCAGTTCTGGGACCTGCAAGCCAATGATCAGGCGATTGAAATCGGCCTGTCTTTTGATGGCATTCCCGAAAAGCTCTATATCCCCTATACCGCGATCATTACCTTCATCGACCCGAGCGTTCATTTCTCACTCCAGTTCGAAATCGAGATGGAAGAAGAAGATGAGCATGGCGCGGCAGAGGATGGTCTGGATGAGGATATTCTGACAGTTCTGCCTCCGAGCGAGGAACCTTTCTCCATGCCCGAAGAGGCTTCTGACGACGCGCCAAAAGAGAAGAAAAGCGCATCGAAAAGTGAAAAGGCCAAGGCATCAGACAAGGCCGATGCGGCAGACAAAGCCAAGGAAGGCGCAGAAGTCGTTTCTCTGGACGCATTCAGGAAAAAATAAGGGCACCATTTTGGATAACAAAATGGCTTGAGGTCGATATGGGCAGCGTCATCAATCTAAGGCAGGCTCGCAAGGCGAAAGCACGCTCGCAGAAGGAAAAGCAAGCCGAGGCAAACCGTGCCCGTTTTGGCCAGACCAAAGAGCAAAAGACCAAGCTTCGCTTTGAAGCGGACAAGCTGCGACGTCATCTCGATGGCCACAAGCGAGAGACCGGGATACAAGCAGATCAGTCCAATGACGGCCAGACTGACAGCGCCCGGACGGACAAAGAGAGCGACTGATTGGTATTGCGATGAAAAAGCACTCTGTCACCATCGCAGGCCATCGCACCTCCATCTCTCTGGAAGATGAATTCTGGCAGGGGCTGAAGGCTCTGGCGGAAAGCCGCAACAAGTCTCTGGCCGATATCATCCGCCAGATAGACAAGGAGCGCGGCAGAAACAACCTCTCCTCGGCAATACGCATTGCCGTGCTCGACTATTACAAATCCCTCATTCCGGACAGCGCCTGAAGCGGGCTTGCACACCCTCTGGATGATCACCCTATCTCTGAATGATATAGTCTGACGACAGATCTTCGTCTGAGAAGGTGAAAGAAAATCCCTGCCCCATGGTCGGAACAACCCGATCCCTTGGCAATATCGGCAAGCGTTGGGGCAGCTGGATATAAATTTCCTCAGGCACGATCTCTTCCGTTTGAGGCAACAGCGGCTGCGACTGAGGTTGAGACTGGGGTTGAACGCCTGAATTGCTCAAATCTTCCAGAGGCCGCACGATGATATCGCCGGGGCGAATGTCCAGAGGCTCATTGGCCAGAGGTGCATTGATCTGAGGCGCGTTAACCTGAGGTGTGCTGGAAGGAACAGCTTCCCGTTGCTGAAGTGCCCGAAGGCGGGCCTCCTCGGCGTCACGGGCCTGCTGTTCGGCAGCCTGCCTTTGAGCTTCCTCCTTGCGCCTTGCCTCTTCATCTGCCTTGCGTGCACGTTCAGCCGCTTCGGCTGCTTCAGCCTTCTGGCGAGCTTCTTCTTCGGCGCGCGCCTTTTCCGCCTGCTGTTCGGCCACAAGCGCTTCTTCGCGATGTCTTGCCTTCTCGCGATAAAGACGCAGCAATCGATGCATGCGATCCTTTTCCAGAATATCGGCCTGCAAACGTTCGACGCGAGCCACTTCCTTCTCGAAGGCGCGGATGGTCAGATAACCGGTAAAGGGCGCAACATCGACCACACGGCTTGGTGCATCCAACGGTCCGGAAAAGGCAAGCCCCACCTCAGGCTGCGCCCCGGTGACGGAATCTGCCTTGCCCGGCACGACCTTGATGGACCAATCCCCGTCCAATGTCTGATTGGAAAGATCAATCACCAGATTGCCCCGCGATTTCAGAATGTCAGCATCGGCTTCGATATTACTGGCGCGCAAGGCCCCACCAGCGATCACGAAGGTCCCCTCCATGCGGGAAACCTCTGTCGAGCCAGCATCCATGTGAGAGATGAAGGCCTGCTTGATATCTTTCTCTTTCAGCTCCAGCCCCGCATCGACAGCGCGGATAACCTGCGCGAAGGCGGTTGGATTGATATAATTGAGAACCGCATCCCTCAAGACAAAGGTGCCGGTTCCGGACAGACCGGACACCAGCCCGGCCATTGAGCGCCCCTGACTTTCCAGATCCAGATTGACATCGGCAAGGCCGTTGGCCACGGACCGTCCATCCCGTTGCCAAATGAACGGAGCCAGCGAAGTCCCCTCCACCCGCACATGGGATTTCAGCACGGCCTCGCCCTCGACATTGTCCAGATCGAGCCCGCCGCTGACCTGACCGCCCTGCAGCAATGCCTTGAAATCACGCACGGACAGGCCCTTGTCCTGCCAGAGCAGGGAGAAGCTGGGCTGCTGGAAAATATAGGGTGCGGCCAGTTCCAGAGAGCGGGCCTTGACCGAGACATCCAGCTTCAGTGTCCCATCATCACCCAATGCAAGCGGCGCGATGAAGG
It encodes the following:
- the serB gene encoding phosphoserine phosphatase SerB; translated protein: MSFTLTLISAPADPAVSADLVAEVQSIISVDTEFAWLMEGVACDFVIPHHRDYANLRAELHAGLAHAPVDVIFQPSKGRKKKLLLADMDSTMIEQECIDELADEVGLKEKVSDITARAMRGEIEFEPALKERVGLLKGLSLDIVDKLFAERITFTPGGKALVQTMKANGAYCALVSGGFTHFTSRVAEMLGFDENRANLLIEKNGLLTGDVGMPILGKDAKLARLNELVKEHKLLPAQTMAVGDGANDLPMIMAAGAGVALHAKPRVAAQAEFVINHGDLTGLLFLQGYKAEEFVLA
- a CDS encoding DUF2065 domain-containing protein; the encoded protein is MSDFLAAFGLVFVIEGFLWAAMPRSMKRMMLEVATIPGSNLRIGGLVAMVLGVLLVWMVRG
- a CDS encoding Do family serine endopeptidase, whose protein sequence is MTLLLHILKLQLTGRRSWRGLLCLVALSYVGMFVLSAALSDGSAVAQEHETRHETKHGPTSVADLAERLTPAVVNISTISLVAAEGAIPIPEVPEGSPFKKFFDDYFDEDMAEMERKQSLQSLGSGFIVDAKGFIVTNYHVISEADRINVKFHDGSNHRAELIGYDNKTDLALLKVEADKPLPTVSFGGASELRVGDWVMAIGNPFGLGGSVSIGIVSARNRIINNGPYDDFIQTDAAINRGNSGGPLFDMFGNVVGVNTAIISPTGSSIGLGFAIPSDITERVVQQLRDYGEARRGWLGVRIQELSVDLAEGLGVSEVRGALITWVDQEGPAFKAGLKSGDVILAYGGHRINRVRDLTRLVADTAAGQMVEIQLARKGQILSQKVVVAQLAEREQSREKPQMLQAEEPAVFGMSLSRLSVQQRRKHRLDGDVEGVFVASVVPDSLADRKGIVAGMIILEVNQEIVASPERLVKRLAELQAAGKSTFLFLVAKPDGGELEFVSIKEAGDGSTTK
- a CDS encoding acetolactate synthase 3 large subunit, with the protein product MTRQMTGAEMVIRALKDQGVDHIFGYPGGAVLPIYDEIFQQEDIRHILVRHEQGAGHAAEGYARSTGKVGVLLVTSGPGATNAVTALADALMDSIPMVCITGQVPTSLIGSDAFQECDTSGITRPCTKHNYLVRSVDDLPRILHEAFYVARSGRPGPVVVDIPKDVQFASGIYHGPSNVSHKTYHPQVKGDLDAIRKAVDMLVNAERPILYTGGGVINSGTEACQMLRELVGLTGFPITSTLMGLGAYPASGKEWLGMLGMHGTYEANMAMHECDVMLCVGARFDDRITGRLDAFSPNSKKIHIDIDPSSINKIVRVDLGIIGDVGYVLEDMVRIWRASGKQNDKQAMATWWEQIKIWRKRDCLAYRPNEDVIMPQYALQRLQEKLKGRDYYITTEVGQHQMWAAQFLGFEEPHRWMTSGGLGTMGYGFPAALGVQTAHPESLVIDIAGDGSVQMNIQELSTAMQHNLPVKIMILNNEHLGMVRQWQQLLHGNRLSNSYVEAMPDFVKLAEAYGAKGIVCDKPDQLDAAIDEMIAYDGPVIFDCRVAKLANCFPMIPSGRAHNDMLFSDEAEDADKIATAIGDAGKKLV
- the miaA gene encoding tRNA (adenosine(37)-N6)-dimethylallyltransferase MiaA, whose protein sequence is MVDGVIINADSMQIYDQLSILSARPTAEEMGDVEHRLYGYVDPSERYSVGRWLDDAVEAIRDVRAGGQCPILVGGTGLYFKALLEGLNMVPEVPDTIRTFWEGELDRLASPEALHAILAERDPAMAASLKPADGQRVLRALEILDATGKSLLEWQKSDALRQDPAIAAGAIRLALCPPRELVYEKIEKRFDQMVELGGIREAVHVTSLGLAPELPAMKAIGVSYLADFAEDRIGYDEAIALCKRDTRRYAKRQMTWIRNQMSDWPQFDSAEAAIAHFLIEMKK